In the Mastacembelus armatus chromosome 17, fMasArm1.2, whole genome shotgun sequence genome, one interval contains:
- the LOC113134606 gene encoding LOW QUALITY PROTEIN: E3 ubiquitin/ISG15 ligase TRIM25-like (The sequence of the model RefSeq protein was modified relative to this genomic sequence to represent the inferred CDS: inserted 2 bases in 1 codon), with translation MAQKGGQLDQESISCSICLDLLKDPVTVPCGHSYCMTCIKTHWDEEDEKNIYSCPQCRQIFIPRPVLGKNTMLAALVEQLKKTGLQAAPADHCYAGPEDVACDVCTGRKLKALKSCLVCLVSYCEKHLQVHYDVAQLKRHKLVEPCKKLQDNICSHHDEVMKMFCRTDQQCICYLCSVGEHKGHDTVSAAAERTERQRELKGSQQKIQQRIQDREKDVKVLQQELETINGSADKAVKDSEKIFTELIRLLEKRHSDVKQQIRSQQETEVSQVKELQEKLEQEITELKRKDADLKQLSHTQDHTQFLQNYPSVSALXVNLQTHPASISVL, from the exons ATGGCACAAAAAGGAGGTCAGCTGGACCAGGAATCAATTTCTTGTTCGATCTGTCTGGATCTACTGAAGGATCCGGTGACTGttccctgtggacacagctaCTGCATGACCTGTATTAAAACTCActgggatgaagaggatgagaagaatatctacagctgccctcagtgtAGGCAGATCTTCATACCGAGACCTGTCCTGGGGAAAAACACCATGTTAGCAGCTTtggtggagcagctgaagaagactggactccaagctgctcctgctgatcactgctatgctggacctgaagatgtggcctgtgatgtctgcactgggagaaaactgaaagccctcaagtcctgtctggtgtgtctggtgtcttactgtgagaaacacctccaggttcattatgatgTAGCTCAGTTAAAGAGACACAAGCTGGTGGAGCCCTGCAAGAAGCTCCAGGACAACATCTGCTCTCATCATGatgaggtgatgaagatgttctgccgcactgatcagcagtgtatctgttatctctgctctgtgggcgaacataaaggccacgacacagtctcagctgcagcagaaaggactgagaggcagagagagcttAAGGGGAGTCaacagaaaatccagcagagaatccaggacagagagaaagatgtgaaggtgcttcagcaggagctggagaccatcaatggctctgctgataaagcagtgaaggacagtgagaagatcttcactgagctgatccgtctcctggagaaaagacactctgatgtgaagcagcagatcagatcccagcaggaaactgaagtgagtcaagtcaaagagcttcaggagaagctggagcaggagatcactgagctgaagaggaaagacgctgatctgaagcagctctcacacacacaggatcacacccagtttctacagaactacccctcagtgtcagctct agtgaacctacagactcatccagcatcaATATCCGTCCTCTGA
- the LOC113134570 gene encoding tripartite motif-containing protein 16-like produces MAQKGAQLDQESISCSICLDLLKDPVAVPCGHSYCMTCIKTHWDEEDEKNIYSCPQCRETFTPRPVLVKNIMLAALVEQLKKTGLQAAPADHCYAGPEDVACDVCTGRKLKALKSCLVCLVSYCEKHLQPHYDVAQLKRHKLVEPCKKLQDNICSRHDEVMKMFCRTDQQCICYLCSVDEHKGHDTVSAAAERTERQRELEGSRQKIQQRIQDREKDVKVLQQELETINGSADKAVKDSEKIFTELIRLLEKRHSDVKQQIRSQQETEVSQVKELQEKLEQEITELKRKDADLKQLSHTQDHTQFLQNYPSVSALSEPTDSSSINIRPLRYFEDVTAAVSELRDKLQDILREKETNISQALTEVDVLLPQPEPKTRAGFLQYSQEITLDPNTANTYLSLSEGNRKATVQQYQNSSVRSSVLQSRSVPGSQSRYSVFLQRL; encoded by the exons ATGGCACAGAAAGGAGCTCAGCTGGACCAGGAATCAATTTCTTGTTCGATCTGTCTGGATCTACTGAAGGATCCGGTGGCTGttccctgtggacacagctaCTGCATGACCTGTATTAAAACTCActgggatgaagaggatgagaagaatatctacagctgccctcagtgtAGGGAGACCTTCACACCGAGGCCTGTCCTGGTGAAAAACATCATGTTAGCAGCTTtagtggagcagctgaagaagactggactccaagctgctcctgctgatcactgctatgctggacctgaagatgtggcctgtgatgtctgcactgggagaaaactgaaagccctcaagtcctgtctggtgtgtctggtgtcttactgtgagaaacacctccagcctcattaTGATGTTGCTCAGTTAAAGAGACACAAGCTGGTGGAGCCCTGCAAGAAGCTCCAGGACAACATCTGCTCTCGTCACGatgaggtgatgaagatgttctgccgcactgatcagcagtgtatctgttatctctgctctgtggacgaacataaaggccacgacacagtctcagctgcagcagaaaggactgagaggcagagagagctcgAGGGGAGTcgacagaaaatccagcagagaatccaggacagagagaaagatgtgaaggtgcttcagcaggagctggagaccatcaatggctctgctgataaagcagtgaaggacagtgagaagatcttcactgagctgatccgtctcctggagaaaagacactctgatgtgaagcagcagatcagatcccagcaggaaactgaagtgagtcaagtcaaagagcttcaggagaagctggagcaggagatcactgagctgaagaggaaggacgctgatctgaagcagctctcacacacacaggatcacacccagtttctacagaactacccctcagtgtcagctctcagtgaacctacagactcatccagcatcaatatccgtcctctgagatactttgaggacgtgacagcagctgtgtcagagctcagagataaactacaggacattctgagggagaaagagacaaacatcTCACAGGCTCTGACtgaagtggatgttttactgCCACAACCAGAGCCCAAGACCAGAGCTGGATTCTTACAATACTCACAGGAAatcacactggatccaaacacagcaaacacatatCTGTCCTTATctgagggaaacagaaaagcaaca GTACAACAATATCAGAACTCCAGTGTCAGGTCCTCAGTCCTCCAGAGTAGGAGTGTACCTGGATCACAGAGCAGGTATTCTGTCTTTCTACAACGTCTCTGA
- the LOC113134573 gene encoding tripartite motif-containing protein 16-like, with the protein MAQKGAQLDQETFSCSICLDLLKDPVTVPCGHSYCMTCIKTHWDEEDEKNIYSCPQCRQIFTPRPVLVKNIMLTALVEQLKKTGLQAAPADHCYAGPEDVACDVCTGRKLKALKSCLVCLVSYCEKHLQPHYDVAQLKRHKLVEPCKKLQDNICSRHDEVMKMFCRTDQQCICYLCPVDEHKGHDTVSAAAERTERQRELEGSRQKIQQRIQDSEKDVKVLQQQLETINGSADKAVEDSEKIFTELIRLLEKRRSDVKQQIRSQQETEGSQVKELQEKLEQEITELKRKDADLKQLSHTQDHTEFLQNYPSVSALSEPTDSSSINIRPLIDFEDVTAAVSELRDKLQDILREKRTNISLALTEVDVLLPQPEPKTRAGFLQYSQEITLDPNTANTRLLLSEGNRKQYQNSSVRSSVLQSRSVPGSQNRYSVLLQHL; encoded by the exons ATGGCGCAGAAAGGAGCTCAGCTGGACCAGGAAACCTTTTCTTGTTCGATCTGTCTGGATCTACTGAAGGATCCGGTGACTGttccctgtggacacagctaCTGCATGACCTGTATTAAAACTCActgggatgaagaggatgagaagaatatctacagctgccctcagtgtAGGCAGATCTTCACACCGAGGCCTGTCCTGGTGAAAAACATCATGTTAACAGCTTtagtggagcagctgaagaagactggactccaagctgctcctgctgatcactgctatgctggacctgaagatgtggcctgtgatgtctgcactgggagaaaactgaaagccctcaagtcctgtctggtgtgtctggtgtcttactgtgagaaacacctccagcctcattaTGATGTAGCTCAGTTAAAGAGACACAAGCTGGTGGAGCCCTGCAAGAAGCTCCAGGACAACATCTGCTCTCGTCACGatgaggtgatgaagatgttctgCCGCACTGATCAGCAGTGTATCTGTTATCTCTGCCCTGTGGACGAACATAAAGGCCAcgacacagtctcagctgcagcagaaaggactgagaggcagagagagctcgAGGGGAGTcgacagaaaatccagcagagaatccaggacagtgagaaagatgtgaaggtgcttcagcagcagctggagaccatcaatggctctgctgataaagcagtggaggacagtgagaagatcttcactgagctgatccgtctcctggagaaaagacgctctgatgtgaagcagcagatcagatcccagcaggaaactgaagggaGTCAAGTCAAAGAgcttcaggagaagctggagcaggagatcactgagctgaagaggaaagacgctgatctgaagcagctctcacacacacaggatcacaccgagtttctacagaactacccctcagtgtcagctctcagtgaacctacagactcatccagcatcaATATCCGTCCTCTGATAGACTTTGAGgacgtgacagcagctgtgtcagagctcagagataaactacaggacattctgagggagaaacggacaaacatctcactggctctgactgaagtggatgttttactgccacaaccagagcccaagaccagagctggattcttacaatattcacaggaaatcacactggatccaaacacagcaaacacccGTCTGTTATTATctgagggaaacagaa AACAGTATCAAAACTCCAGTGTCAGGTCCTCGGTCCTCCAGAGTAGGAGTGTACCTGGATCACAGAACAGGtattctgtccttctacagcATCTCTGA